Sequence from the Cucurbita pepo subsp. pepo cultivar mu-cu-16 chromosome LG02, ASM280686v2, whole genome shotgun sequence genome:
TATACATGGATGCAATGTTTTTTAATCGGCTCTTGTCAATAATATTGTTATTAAGTAGAGTGTTGGTGCGAGTCTCTGACATTTATTAGATGAGCTAAGTCAACATGATGTGGTAGACAAGTTGACTTAGGATATGTCAcattaaaattctattttatgaCATAGGCTAAAGAGAAATTCCAAACGGAGAGATGTTCCCTAGCAGCAGGCAAATATTGGGAGCATGGCTGAACTGAAGCAGGGCAGAAGAAAAGTAATTCTAATGGAATTTTTCACATAAACAGCATTTACCTCATAGACGGAGTGCTCTCATAAACCCGTTGCCCCACGAATGTACCTGAGTtttgtttaaaagaaaatgagccCTCTCAAAGCTTTGAAGGTGACTGAAAGTACAGCAGCTGAAGGAGATGGCGATTGTGAAGAGAACTATGAATGATCTTACCTGAATACTGAGCTTCGGGTTGGTAGCTATAACTCTGAGTTAAGCCAGGACGAGCGGGCATGCTAGCAGTTCTCTGCAAAGATGGCAGGGAGGAAATagcatcaaaatttaaataatatgtaGACTATGGAAAGACCATGTTcgggattgttgggagggggCTCCACATAagttaatttagaaaataatcataggtttataagtaagaaatacatctcaattcgtatgaagccttttggagaagtccaaaagcaaagttacgagaatttatgctcaaagtagactaCCTAAATGTTTGAGAGCTCAATTCTAAATACAATCATGAATGAATTGATGTGGGCTATAATTAGgatatccaaaaaaaaaacctaagcCTCCTATGATACCCAAGTAATATTAACACTACTAAGCACTCAGTGTAGAATGTTAGGAATCTTAATCCACAAATTCCAACAACTTTCAGGCCagcaaaaattaaatttcacgTCTGTCCCTATTCAAATCTGCGGAGGTGCCTCCAAGCATTCACATTTGAAAATCACTTGCCATTATTAGTTGTACAACTAGGGTGATAAAAGCAACTCAATGCAAGTGACGATCACTGtactattaattttaatttattttctttcatggcTAAATGGCAAGAATGAAAAACTGCATCCATTTCGGgttcaatatttatataatggACCCTAAGATTTGCACATGAAGGTTAGACACAGATACAAATGGATAAATTCTTGCTTTTCCAATCTATAACTAAATTTTCGTCCCAATGagaaatatttgataaatttgtCTGATACGAGTTGAAGGAATGgatgattaagaaaagaacaaatatgcaAAAAGGTTACTAGTGGACGAAACaaagggaaagagaaaaatcattaaatgCCTGATTAGTGTTCATACTTGAGGGTAAAATCTACTCCTTTCATCATCAAGATCAAATGGGTTTGTTGGTCTTGCAGTCTGCAAACAAAGATGTTAGATTCATTtcctataatatattttttaaaagaataaaagaagaaagaaacacaacacaacactaTCTGAGGGAGGATAATACTGCAAGTTCACTATGTCTTgatgtatatatacataccCCTGAGGGAGGATAATACTGCAAGTTCTGACCCATGACACGTTGAGTTGCAGTCGGCCAACCTAGATGTGAGGTGGGAACTTGAATGAAGTTTGCAGTAAAAAGGTCCTGCAAACAAAAGTATGTATTTCattaaagaaaagcacaagtAATCAATGAATCAAATTTTAACTCCTTACCAGAGGAAGTTCCTTTCTTCCCCCAGAACTCTTTTCCGAAGATGGAGGTTCGGATCCAACTCTATTGATGGTACCCTGAGCAGGTTTTGAATCCGCATCTATCTTTTCACCTGAAACACTTGAATGTCCTTGTGCATTTGGTTTCGATGAAGAAGTCCCCTACAGAAAATAGACGTGTGCAGCCGCAAAAGAAGCAATACGTTGAGAAAATTTAAGGCAGAATTGAGCTTAATTTCATCAGATTGGGAACTCACATCAGGCAACTCACTTCAAAATTTGGAACAACAACTGGAGTCGTCATCTGTGAAATCAAACCAGTATCTGCAGAAGAATGATCAGAAGTCTGTTGTTGGTGCGTGCTTGGAAGCTGTTGTCCATTACTAACTTTTAGTGCAATATCAACACCCTTATTGGTTGTGAGTTGCGGAGGACTTGCATTAGAAGTTTGCAATGGTAAATTTTCATTAGACCCAGCTACAGAAGAATCAATGCTGATTGGTAGTGCTGTCTTCCCCACAGTGAGCTCTGGTGTAAGAGTACTTCCAGAAACAGTTGCTGGAGCATGAGCATTTCCAGGTCCATCAGTCGGGTTATTATCAGCTCCAGTTGATGGTAGTGATAATTCAAGAATCAAAGCTTCCAAAGTATTTGCACTGGTGGATTTTGGTGCCTTCGTCGTTGAAGATGGCTCAAAGACTTTCAAGTTTTCATTATTAGATGAAGGCATCGATTGGGTCCGTGATACGACAGGAACATCAGAAGGCTCAGAACTGATACTAAGATCAATTAAGTTCGCTGCATTGTCTCGTTTAGTTTCCACGGGATTAGCACGAACAACATTCTGGTAGCAGGACAATGtaaaataaaggaagaagtaagtttgaaaactaaaagtgTAAGCTAACACTAACAGGTGAGTTTATGCATAAAAAGATATAGAACAATAATATACAATATCACTGCAAAAAATGACATCAAGAACTAATAATACCCTTAAGCAGAATGAACAAGAACACTCAAGTATCCAGCATTTTATCAGCTACAAACCTGATCAGAGCCACCAGCGTCCACCCCTTTAGTGGTTCTAACGTCCTCAACTTTTGGGGTAGGTTCATTTTTGGCCGTCGTAACTTTATTATCACATGACACTTCAGGAGAAGacttctctaaattttctcGACTGCGACTTAACTGGATAGTTGGCTTGGAATCTTCATTTGAGAGCTTGCGATTTCCAATTCTGTCATCTCTGATCCGGTCATCTACAACCTCAATGCGTGTGAGGCTTCTCCTATAGCCTCCATATctggaattttcttttgtatacCGGGGACTGCTTCTCTCATCATAGTAATAAATTGGACTCCTGAGTTCCCTCTTTGAACTAGATCTTGGAATTTCATCTTGCTGGGGCTGTAATCCACCATAATATGAAGGaacctttctcctttcttggGATGATTCATTAGTCTGTATTATATGAAACATTCTGTCAACATGTATAACCGATTTTACTCGGAGTTTCCAGCATATAGAATTATTTGACGCGTTGGTTTAGCTAAAAAATGCTAATAGCGAAGGGAACTTTCCTCAAAAGTAAAATGTCAAGATGAAGGTACGAAATAAACAAGAGGACTGCATACACTTGAAAACAATCTCTTTATCAATGAGCTCGATGGAAGCAAAAGCATTTCAAATTCATGAATGCAGAGCACAGCAACAAGCTAAATGTAAGTTAAAAATGAGTATACACGAGAGCTTACAAGTTTCAACCTCGGGATCTCATCAACAGCCCTCTCACCCGAGTATTTCCTATCAACATAGACATGCTTGATGAACTCCCGGAGCCGATGGAGATTACTGCTTGAAATCAtagaatttagaagaaattcTGTGCCAATTACTGCAGGTCCAAATATAGAGTAAGTTTAATAACCTGTTTTCTGGATAAGAATGTCGCTGGGGATCCCAagctttcaaatatatttgcCGAGCTCTCTATGTAATGACAGTTTAAAGTTAGCATGGATGAGAAAGAACATGTGAACCTCAAAGGAACTGCATCTAACCTCATTTCCCGCTGCTTGAAGAGCAGTCACCTCTTCTGGCTTGAATTTTGCCATTGACACTGACTTTACTCGGTGAGTAAATTCACGACtggaaaaatcatgaaattgAACCAAGATAAGCAATTGCGAAATATCTCTATTGATCTAATTTCCAAaagtatattttcaaattcaattaagATGCTGAGAATTTCCGCATATTCAGATAATTAAACAATCATTTCAATACTTACTGTACTCCACTACAATTTGTACAGACAAATGTCAAGAATGTTGTACATACGTATTGCGGTCCCTGTTGAAGGATGCATGTAAATGTCAAGAACTATAAATGGTatagataaaatttataacaagaATGGACAGAAGGAAGGTATATGAATGTTATCAAATGTCTGTATCAATTTATTATCAGGAATCAACTCATGTTAGGCATTAATGGTTCATAACGTTAGATAAGGTTAGAACTACGAACTtccacaataatataatattgtccattttgagtataagctctcgtgactttacttttggttttcccagaAAGTCCATagcaatgaagatgtattccttacttataaacccatgatcatttcctaaattagccaatgtgggacttcctcccaacaatcctcccatcgaacaaagtacaccatagagcctcctctAAGGTCTATGTAGCCCTCAAACAGTCCctccttaattgaggctcgactcctttctctagaactctcgaacaaagtacaccctttgttcgacacatgagtcacttttgacaaCACCTTTGAGACtagcaatttctttgttcgacacttgaaaattctattgacatggctaaattaagggcatgactctaatactatgttAGAAACTACGaatctctacaatgatatgatattgtccactttaaacataagctctcattgctttattttttgtttctccaaaatgtctcatatcAATCGAGAtgaaactcatgatcattccttaaattagcgaatatgggactccctcccaacaatcctaaTACAGACCACATATGAGAGTCCCAATATCCCAATAGACTCGGAGTGATAAAAAGTACaggttatattttattaatctcCTAATTTCTGGTTCCTCTAGCGATCAGCAAAACAGGTAAGGAATTCTCATACCAGACTATTGCAGTTAATACATCTTCGATTCTCAGGAAGTTTCAAAAGATTACGTATGCTCCTTTcaatcttctcttcttccttgaCGCGACTTGCCatacttcaaacttcaaatattCTTCATCAAAAAACCGAAAAGGAAAAACGTCACTTCCAACAAAGCATGTATTCAAGAGCAATTAAATCGATTTGAGTACAGGAAAAACAATCATTctaaatgagagaaaaacaaattctaGATTGCTGTAACAATCAGAACAAAACATCCTCCAAACAGACTCGAACGGTTcattatacaaaatttcacTTCTCTCCTCGATTAATGCCTCATACAGAAATGCGATTTGAGAAGAACGTACCTGATCGAAGATGCAAATTAAGAACGAAATGGCATGAGGATGCGCGCAAAAGGAACCTTGACGAACGTCGCAATTGCAAAAGAGAATAAGAACAGAGAAACAAGCCGAATCGCATAGAATAGTAGGGACAAGGATTGGAGGGATTAGGTTTAGACATGTATACGAGAAAGTAGGTTGGAGCTTCAATGGCGGGAAAGCGAAGCGGAGAGAGAGGAGGGAAAGGCCGTTATAAACGGTTGGTTAATAAATTTTTGGCCCTGTAAACAAATTGTAACTTAGGTCTAATTACATAATTATCCTCTcgcaataaaatatttactaaagTATaccatcattttcaaaattttaaaatttcattactCAAACGTGGAACTCGAAAAAAGTAAATGTCGGGTTTAGAGATAAAGAAGACGTCTTGATTTGACTTAAGAACCGATAATATTGACTTATTTAAGAGTTTGATAAACTTGAACGAAGGAGTAAATGTCGAGTTAAGAGATTAAAAAACACCTTTTGATTTGACTTTAGAACAAATCATGTCGACTTGTTTGAGAGTTTGATAAACTCGAGCAAATGAGTGAATGTCGGGTTTAGAGATAAAGAAGACATTTTGATTTGACTTCAGAATAGATAATGTTGACTTATTTAAGAGTTTGATAAACTTAAACGGAGTAAATGTCGagttaagaaataaaaaaaaaacgttttgATTTGactctaaatcaaataatgttGACTTGTTTGAGAGTTTGATAAACTAGAGCAAATGAGTAAATGTCAGATTTAGAGATAAGGAAGACAATTTGATTTGACtttaaaatagataatgttgacttatttaaaagtttgataAATTTGAACATGTCGAGttaagagataaaaaaaaaaagagttttgaTTTGACTTTAGAACAAATAATGTTGACTTGTTTGAGAGTTTGATAAACTCGAGCAAATGAGTAATGTCGGGTTTAGAGATAAAGAAGACATTTTGATTTGACTTCAGAACAGATAATGTTGACTTATTTAAGAGTTTGATTAACTTAAACGAAGGAGTAAATGTCGAGttaagagataaaaaaaacgttttgATTTGACTTTAGAACGAATAATATTGACTTGTTTGAGAGTTTGATAAACTCGAGCAAATTAGTAAATGTTGGGTTTAGAGATAAAAAGACATTTTGATTTGACTTCAGAACCGATAATGTTGACTTATTTGTGACTTTGAAAAACTCATACAAAGGAGTAAATGTCGGGTTTAAAGATAAAGAAGACGTTTTGATTTGACTTTAGAACAAATAATGTTGACTTATTTGAGAGTTTGATAAACTCGAGCAAATGAGTAAGTGTCAAATTTAGAGATAAAGTAAACGCTTCGATTTGACTTTAGACTAAAAAACGTTGACTATCACCAAATACATATAAatttcgaaaaataaaaacacgaaaaactaaataattacttaaaaaaaatcaatatattacATAACTATAAACCAAGTTGCAATTCAAGATATGATCAATAATTTACAATCAACAATTGTTTGTGTAGACCTCAAAAATTGTGGCATAAACAGTAGAGTTTCTATATACACAGAAATATGCAATGGCATTGAACACATCATGTATTCTTTAATCTAAGATTCTCATTTCATGGATGGAACACTTTAGAAGCTGAGGGTTAAAAACTGTACAAATAATGTCATACCCCCAAATTCTGATCACTAACGATCATGCTGGCTTACACGAAGCCTTCCTTGTCGGACGGTGAGGCTGTAGCAACGAATTCTCGTCACTGATCGCTCGAGTTTGTCGTGCCAGACGTTCGATATTGAATCTGCACAATATCGAGGGGGAAGGGCAGTACCCATTGCTAACGAAGTCGTCGAACCTAATCTGCTTGCCATGTGGGTGGATATATCGGTGAGCTTGAGCAATGGGAGACGTTGGGGTAGTCGGGATTCGGgttttcttcacttttctATCCATCGCCGTTAGGGTCGTCCTCGGATGCAGCTTTCATTGCTTCAGCAGTCATGATAGCAACCACTGCCTTATGAATTGCGAGGTCTGCTCTGATTAGTAATCGTCTGGCCTTTTCTCTCTTAAACTTGGCGACGTTGCGTGCTTCCTGAGCAGCACCAGATACATCACGGAACCTGTACTCGTCGAGGTCGGAACCTTCCAACTGTTCGAGAATCTGCCTTTGTGATCCATCGAACCGATAACGTAGCGGGCTTGACCACTCGGAATAACCATTGTTCCACCTATTTAACCCATCTCTCTTTCCAACCATTCTCTGATTGAAAGAAGATGCCATCATAGGTTCATATGGAGAAGCTCCATATTTTCTGGACTTGGTCTTGTGAAGTTTCGGTAGAACATTCCTCTCGAACCCATCGTTACTCAAAATGCCACCTTCGAGTCGTGGCGAAAATAAGCTCGATGATGTGTGAATCAAAGGAGAATCTTCCAAAAACTCATAGTTATGGCCTATATAGACCATCCTATCATCCCCAAGGGCAGACCCATTCAATCTTCTAActgaaacaacaaaacaattcAAATTGTAAAGCCTAAGTCAAGAGAGTTCGTTAGAAGTTCGTTGTAAAATCGCTCGGGATAAACAACGAAAACTAGATGAATCAGGTAAAAGTGGACAGTAGAATTTACCAAAACCATGCAATCCATCCTGATCATAGGTGATGGAATTGCTATGACCAGCCATTGAAAACTTCCTATGCGACCGTTGCTTAGAGCCTTTATTGGAAACTTCCAGGCCTCGGGGTTTCAAACAGAAAGCAAACATGGGCGGTTTCTCGATTGATGCCGAGTCGTGATATCCGTTGCAGGAATTggtgttgtttttgttgacTGTAGACTCCCAATCTTTTAGTTGCTGTCGGTAGGTTTCCCAAAGAGGCGGCTGAAAAAAGAAACGATTATTGTAAATAGTTGTTTtcgtgtatttttttatttatatcgACGCAGCAGCACGAGCAAGGAAGGTGCAGAAAAGGCAGAGAACTCATAATATGCATGAATGTGAAGAGACCTAAAAGCTACCTGAAGATGTCGAAGTAAAGGCATTCCCTTCTGTCGCCTTTTCAGCTGCCAATACTCAAAGATCCCTTTCGTCAAACCCGACACCAGAGTTTCGTTCACTGCCTCTGCAATCTCGTCATCTGTGAACTCATCACGTTGCTGAGAGTATGCAGCCTTCTCAAAAGCATCCATCGTTTTCTCGAACACCTCACTCGACGCCTCTCCCAAGCTGCTACTAGAGCCAACTTCTGAAGAAGTTTGAACATCCTTGATCCACTGCTCGTCATCACTATCCATGTCATACAAGACACGATTTGGATTCAAAGCCATTTCAACATCTGTTTCTACCTGCCGGAAGTACTTGGAAGGATTTCGCATAAATGCAGTTTCTGCTACatgttcatcattttcttctatcAAGCGAACGCCAGGAATTGGAATATTCTTAACGGACGCTGATCTAATGTTTCGATTGTAACACTCCTCATGCAACTCCTTGAATATCGTCCACTGGCTTCGATCTGGAAACTCCAAGATCCAATCCTTTCCTCCTTTCCACATCATAGCATGTGTATACCGATTCGTAGATCCGGGTTGCAAAAATTGATGAGCCTTGTAAGAATATTTGGTAATTCCTGAAAGTTTCACAGCAAGTTTCCACTCATTATGGTCAAAGACCTCTAATACCACTCTTGCCCCACATTCTCTCCATCCTCTATCACCAGTTGTAATCAACACATTTGCATCACATGATAGCAATTCTATGTTTCTTTGGGAACCTCTAGCTGCATCCGACCGCTTCTCACTAGCCCTTCTGATTCGCTTGTAAGGAGTTGCTTTAGGATGAGAGTTTCTGTTCTTTGAGCCATAATCTAAACCTCCAAAAGGTAACATGTAAGAAACCTGAGTTCGTGGTTTCTTAGTTCTATTTCCCAAACCGTTCAGAAAATCCTTTCCGTCCGACCATCCATGTGAGGCCAATCCAAATGATGATGAGTTATTCTTATTTCGATGCCATGTGCTTCGTGGTGCAGTGGGGTTAGGGCTGCGAATGATGCCAGAATTCACATTCCATGCTACATCCATAGATAGCTGAGCATTGTGCAACTCCCCATCCACAGGCTGAAATGATGGAATCTCAACACTAAGGTCATTCAAAAATGAATCAGAACCATTATCAGATCTTGCCACATTAGGTAAAGCCATTGCTTTCTCTGATTTGTCATTTCCCGAAGATCGCATCCGCTTCTTTACATCATTTCTAGCCTTGTCCGAATCGTGAGACCCTGCACACGTTTCAGCAACAAGACGACTTCTTTTATACCGGGAGGAACCTCCCTCCTCACAGTCAGAGAGACCAGTCCCTAAATCTGACCGAGCACACAAGTTCCATCTACCTAATGCCTTTGACGAGGTACTAAGATTATTGGCACAGTCATTCATACACACGTTGTCCACAGTCAACCTACCAAAATTTTCTGCACGCTTGCCTGAATCCTGATGTAGCGAACTTAAATGAGCCACACACTGTTCCATAAGCAGCTTGAGATGCAAACTCAGCATAAAGGAAGGTGCAGCAGTAAAAGAAAGAGCAAAAGCAGgaaattttttgttggtttcatTAGAACACAAATTAGAATGACCATTGTTCTCGCCTGCATCTCCTTTGTGGTTGATACCAAGACTACCAATCTTCTGTGTGCCCTGATTAAAGAAGAAACACTGAAGAAG
This genomic interval carries:
- the LOC111788080 gene encoding uncharacterized protein LOC111788080, with product MKIGGFWIGSFRLGKSMENSLEYSHGTDTPKKSRSLDLKSLYESKVSKEVQNESLKRKVRAENGDEQRNERRNRKKVSLSNFSSIYSRSRKSLHEVYDDELGSSGHDSKKALKSESKEKLNSSSECNKVSLILNDDVMQIPKRKRGGFVRRKKILGGQILKPSGQLDGKAAIVDQIAKSSAKDPSDLVECCKTNRKPGFKSLKEKEQSELSSTQHPKRGDGHADPLVRENQSSSTLHLKEEGEHIDHSVVKPVSLSFKKSQKNFGRRKISASGRKRNSKEGEASISHSTKRRDGCLEDDEENLEENAARMLSSRFDPTCTGFSSNVMGSLPPANGFVSHGLKPLADLESASVDSAGRVLRPRKQRKEKKSSRKRRHFYEILLADLDAVWILNRRIKVFWPLDQIWYYGLVNDYDKERKLHHVKYDDRDEEWIDLQNERFKLLLLPSEVPGREDRRKSVMGNNPANVKRESRSRKGKETNAPKDECNTGSFMDSEPIISWLARSTQRNKSCPSHSSKRQKNSSLFLKSGSQAIERPHSGLPERLGDMDGLEKSTSEITTCSKTCKLPIVYFRKRFRNIGTEMSHKHETSYASRRTHSLASFFSNVGEIDDVEESDISPRRSEALRLLWCVDDDGLLQLDIPAMEVGQLRFELTIPEYSFLNMTSSAETFWLFHLSMLIQHGALTLTWPKVQLEMFCVDNVVGLRFLLFEGCLMQAVAFIFLVMKMFRQPSKQVRYADFQVPMTSIRFKFSCPPDIGKQLVFAFYNFSETKNSKWLHLDCRLKKYCLLTKQLPLTECTYDNIKRFQNCTSQFHTSPFCGECSSIKGTQKIGSLGINHKGDAGENNGHSNLCSNETNKKFPAFALSFTAAPSFMLSLHLKLLMEQCVAHLSSLHQDSGKRAENFGRLTVDNVCMNDCANNLSTSSKALGRWNLCARSDLGTGLSDCEEGGSSRYKRSRLVAETCAGSHDSDKARNDVKKRMRSSGNDKSEKAMALPNVARSDNGSDSFLNDLSVEIPSFQPVDGELHNAQLSMDVAWNVNSGIIRSPNPTAPRSTWHRNKNNSSSFGLASHGWSDGKDFLNGLGNRTKKPRTQVSYMLPFGGLDYGSKNRNSHPKATPYKRIRRASEKRSDAARGSQRNIELLSCDANVLITTGDRGWRECGARVVLEVFDHNEWKLAVKLSGITKYSYKAHQFLQPGSTNRYTHAMMWKGGKDWILEFPDRSQWTIFKELHEECYNRNIRSASVKNIPIPGVRLIEENDEHVAETAFMRNPSKYFRQVETDVEMALNPNRVLYDMDSDDEQWIKDVQTSSEVGSSSSLGEASSEVFEKTMDAFEKAAYSQQRDEFTDDEIAEAVNETLVSGLTKGIFEYWQLKRRQKGMPLLRHLQPPLWETYRQQLKDWESTVNKNNTNSCNGYHDSASIEKPPMFAFCLKPRGLEVSNKGSKQRSHRKFSMAGHSNSITYDQDGLHGFVRRLNGSALGDDRMVYIGHNYEFLEDSPLIHTSSSLFSPRLEGGILSNDGFERNVLPKLHKTKSRKYGASPYEPMMASSFNQRMVGKRDGLNRWNNGYSEWSSPLRYRFDGSQRQILEQLEGSDLDEYRFRDVSGAAQEARNVAKFKREKARRLLIRADLAIHKAVVAIMTAEAMKAASEDDPNGDG
- the LOC111788126 gene encoding probable ADP-ribosylation factor GTPase-activating protein AGD14; translation: MASRVKEEEKIERSIRNLLKLPENRRCINCNSLGPQYVCTTFLTFVCTNCSGVHREFTHRVKSVSMAKFKPEEVTALQAAGNERARQIYLKAWDPQRHSYPENSNLHRLREFIKHVYVDRKYSGERAVDEIPRLKLTNESSQERRKVPSYYGGLQPQQDEIPRSSSKRELRSPIYYYDERSSPRYTKENSRYGGYRRSLTRIEVVDDRIRDDRIGNRKLSNEDSKPTIQLSRSRENLEKSSPEVSCDNKVTTAKNEPTPKVEDVRTTKGVDAGGSDQNVVRANPVETKRDNAANLIDLSISSEPSDVPVVSRTQSMPSSNNENLKVFEPSSTTKAPKSTSANTLEALILELSLPSTGADNNPTDGPGNAHAPATVSGSTLTPELTVGKTALPISIDSSVAGSNENLPLQTSNASPPQLTTNKGVDIALKVSNGQQLPSTHQQQTSDHSSADTGLISQMTTPVVVPNFEGTSSSKPNAQGHSSVSGEKIDADSKPAQGTINRVGSEPPSSEKSSGGRKELPLDLFTANFIQVPTSHLGWPTATQRVMGQNLQYYPPSGTARPTNPFDLDDERSRFYPQRTASMPARPGLTQSYSYQPEAQYSGTFVGQRVYESTPSMRPQGVNNYGGASSASPFGSSNTPQQPSSRYPAPNTNPNARNNPFG